One Chryseobacterium wanjuense genomic region harbors:
- a CDS encoding conjugal transfer protein TraD: MPKPTVQSHHEDTEPEVNNFSSEIDGEGVDIQIPQEEPDNVYDEGVDLQEEEEEWSGYGIFEGENGFATGVTFEELSAVGMIIQQDVLEASDKDIAVRIVHKIQGTELFSLLENSMEGASKRMAELLDNRLSEGADSGSSNVRKSDLMDFNIGDFV, from the coding sequence GTGCCAAAGCCAACTGTACAAAGCCATCATGAAGATACTGAGCCGGAAGTCAATAATTTTAGTTCAGAAATCGACGGGGAGGGCGTCGATATTCAAATTCCGCAGGAAGAACCGGATAATGTATACGACGAAGGCGTCGACTTACAAGAAGAGGAAGAAGAATGGAGTGGATATGGAATTTTCGAAGGCGAAAACGGTTTTGCGACAGGCGTGACCTTTGAAGAACTCAGTGCCGTGGGGATGATCATTCAGCAGGACGTGCTGGAAGCATCCGACAAAGATATAGCGGTCAGGATAGTTCACAAGATTCAGGGAACCGAATTATTCAGCCTTTTAGAAAATTCAATGGAAGGAGCTTCTAAGAGAATGGCAGAATTGTTAGACAACAGACTTTCTGAGGGTGCGGATTCCGGTTCATCCAATGTGCGGAAAAGTGATTTGATGGATTTTAACATCGGGGACTTCGTGTAA
- a CDS encoding DUF3408 domain-containing protein yields the protein MEDNTKKNVQAFEKSGTSELQSYEEMFLQKDSMKKRGDKSIYVRPEFHERLSRIAYVIGGDKIPLYAYLDNILVKHFEMFKQEIIRDYNSKIKPIF from the coding sequence ATGGAAGATAATACAAAAAAAAATGTACAGGCTTTTGAGAAAAGCGGTACCAGTGAATTGCAGAGCTACGAAGAAATGTTTTTACAAAAGGATTCGATGAAGAAAAGGGGTGATAAATCAATTTATGTCCGTCCTGAATTTCATGAGCGTCTGTCGCGTATTGCATATGTCATCGGAGGTGATAAAATCCCTTTGTACGCTTATCTGGATAATATCTTAGTGAAGCATTTTGAAATGTTTAAACAGGAAATCATAAGAGATTACAACAGTAAGATCAAGCCTATTTTTTAG
- the mobA gene encoding conjugal transfer protein MobA, with protein sequence MMQDNRKKEKKGGRKPKNDPAKFRYSISLNAEEHARFLSLFEKSGMKVKAHFITACIFQKPIKTIKVDKGVMDYYMRLTNLYGQFRAVGVNYNQIVKLLYRHFSEKKAAAFLFKLEKQTIEMAALCKEIIRLTQEFEAKNMKKED encoded by the coding sequence ATGATGCAAGACAACAGGAAAAAAGAAAAGAAAGGCGGGCGTAAGCCAAAGAATGATCCGGCGAAATTCCGTTATTCCATATCATTGAATGCTGAGGAACACGCCCGTTTTCTTTCTCTTTTTGAAAAATCGGGAATGAAAGTAAAAGCACATTTTATTACGGCATGTATCTTCCAAAAGCCCATTAAGACCATCAAAGTTGATAAAGGAGTAATGGATTATTATATGAGACTGACCAATTTATATGGTCAATTTCGGGCGGTTGGAGTCAATTACAACCAGATTGTCAAGCTCTTGTACCGTCATTTCTCCGAGAAAAAAGCCGCTGCATTTCTCTTTAAACTGGAAAAGCAGACCATAGAAATGGCAGCATTATGCAAAGAAATCATCCGGTTGACCCAGGAATTTGAAGCAAAAAATATGAAAAAGGAAGACTAA
- the mobB gene encoding conjugal transfer protein MobB yields the protein MIAKIGRGESLYGALSYNHVKVQQENGQVLFTHNMMETPDGNYSVSQLSRSFEPYLIANRNTEKPVLHISLNPDPKDQVSDEKYKMMAQQYMREMGYGNQPFVVFKHTDIERTHIHIVSVCVDEDGKKISDKFEKRRSMKVCRDMEQKYGLIPAIGKEEPETRVLFRPVDYTEGNLKSQMASVLRHLPEYYRFQTLGEYNALLSLFNITTEKVEGELHGKPKHGLIYSALDENGKKSGPPFKASLFGIIAGLETLEKHFSKSKESLKDSEAKLLISNAIALAMKSSVGELDFKELLASQGINAVIRRNDAGRVYGMTFIDHNSKTVWNGSRFGKEFSANIFNDLWQNGVKSEMDNPHGTSALLPTLSGDFLPAEKPHDLFGFLETIGLEAVYDISGFIETTGSLFPNTHGENYEEFAFQKQMKKKKRKKRL from the coding sequence ATGATTGCGAAAATTGGCAGGGGAGAGAGCTTATATGGAGCGCTTTCGTACAATCACGTTAAAGTGCAGCAGGAAAACGGACAGGTACTCTTTACCCATAACATGATGGAAACTCCTGACGGGAACTATTCTGTTTCCCAGTTATCCCGTTCATTTGAACCTTATCTTATCGCCAACCGCAACACAGAAAAACCGGTGCTGCATATTTCCCTTAATCCTGATCCAAAAGATCAGGTCAGTGATGAAAAATACAAAATGATGGCACAACAGTATATGCGGGAAATGGGCTACGGCAACCAGCCCTTTGTCGTATTCAAACATACGGATATTGAACGTACTCATATTCATATTGTATCGGTATGTGTAGATGAAGATGGAAAGAAAATTTCAGATAAGTTTGAAAAAAGACGCTCCATGAAAGTGTGTCGGGATATGGAACAAAAATACGGACTGATCCCTGCTATCGGGAAAGAGGAGCCGGAGACCCGTGTACTATTTCGTCCGGTAGATTATACAGAAGGAAATCTTAAAAGTCAGATGGCATCGGTTCTGAGGCATCTGCCTGAGTACTACCGTTTCCAAACCTTAGGGGAATATAATGCCCTTCTTTCTCTATTCAATATTACTACGGAAAAGGTGGAAGGTGAGCTGCATGGAAAACCTAAACACGGACTCATCTACTCTGCCTTGGATGAAAACGGTAAAAAGTCGGGGCCTCCTTTCAAAGCTTCTTTATTTGGTATAATCGCCGGATTAGAGACGTTGGAAAAGCATTTTTCAAAGTCAAAGGAATCCCTTAAGGACAGTGAAGCTAAACTCCTTATCAGCAATGCCATTGCTTTGGCAATGAAGTCTTCAGTTGGTGAACTGGATTTTAAGGAATTATTAGCAAGCCAAGGTATTAATGCTGTGATCCGGCGCAATGATGCCGGAAGAGTTTATGGAATGACCTTCATTGATCATAACTCTAAAACAGTATGGAATGGTTCACGATTTGGAAAGGAATTTTCTGCCAACATATTTAATGACCTCTGGCAGAACGGAGTTAAATCGGAGATGGATAATCCGCACGGCACCTCCGCTTTATTACCAACTCTATCAGGCGATTTTCTTCCCGCCGAAAAGCCTCATGACCTTTTCGGTTTTCTGGAAACTATAGGTTTGGAAGCCGTTTATGATATTTCAGGATTCATAGAAACCACCGGTTCCCTTTTCCCCAATACACATGGTGAGAATTATGAGGAATTTGCTTTTCAAAAACAGATGAAAAAAAAGAAACGCAAAAAAAGATTGTAA
- a CDS encoding ParA family protein produces MTREHKTVFVAFSSQKGGVGKSVFTALAASTLHYRLGYNVAVYDCDFPQHSIMKMRSRDLASVMENEALKRIAYKQFTTINKKAYPIMQHKAEGVLESAYDFMESSAVPIDVIFFDLPGTVNTPGILQTLAGMNHIFTPITADRVVMESTLVFTQLMQDVVMKKGDTSLKSINLFWNQVDGRERSPLYDVYDKLIEELGLTLMSCKITSSMRFRKESEGDAKAVFRSTLLPPDEKLMKGCRLDQFMNLFLRTIQL; encoded by the coding sequence ATGACAAGAGAACACAAAACAGTATTTGTTGCTTTTTCGTCTCAGAAGGGAGGCGTAGGCAAAAGTGTATTCACGGCATTAGCCGCAAGTACCCTGCATTACAGGCTTGGTTACAATGTGGCCGTCTATGACTGTGACTTTCCCCAGCACAGCATTATGAAAATGCGAAGCCGTGATCTGGCTTCGGTGATGGAAAATGAAGCACTGAAAAGAATTGCTTACAAGCAGTTTACAACCATTAACAAGAAGGCCTATCCGATCATGCAGCATAAAGCTGAAGGAGTATTGGAGAGCGCTTATGATTTTATGGAATCATCAGCTGTTCCTATTGATGTAATCTTTTTTGATTTACCAGGAACAGTTAATACACCGGGAATCCTACAGACCCTGGCGGGAATGAATCACATTTTTACGCCCATTACCGCAGACCGTGTGGTCATGGAAAGTACCCTAGTTTTCACCCAGCTGATGCAGGATGTTGTTATGAAAAAGGGAGACACTTCTCTTAAGTCGATCAACCTGTTCTGGAACCAGGTTGATGGACGGGAACGTTCTCCTTTATATGATGTTTATGATAAACTCATTGAGGAACTGGGATTAACTCTGATGTCGTGTAAAATTACCAGCAGCATGCGTTTCCGAAAGGAAAGTGAAGGTGATGCTAAAGCTGTATTCCGGTCAACCTTGCTACCGCCCGATGAAAAGCTGATGAAAGGCTGCCGGCTGGATCAGTTTATGAACCTGTTTTTAAGAACAATTCAATTATAG
- a CDS encoding DUF3408 domain-containing protein, translating to MEREVRKKIIPEIDEQMMMSMMADGVKKEGMQQPGEIPAEQVPEKPAGKERGRGKKGGDGDYEKIFFKKAETNARDGKSVYIHPDFHEKLTRIVQVIGEDKITIYAYLNNVLEYHFQEFGDQITGSFNNKYKPIL from the coding sequence ATGGAGAGAGAAGTGAGGAAAAAAATAATCCCGGAAATCGATGAACAGATGATGATGTCGATGATGGCTGATGGAGTAAAAAAAGAAGGTATGCAGCAGCCAGGTGAAATACCGGCCGAACAAGTTCCGGAAAAGCCTGCAGGCAAAGAAAGGGGACGCGGGAAGAAAGGAGGTGATGGGGACTACGAGAAAATATTTTTCAAAAAAGCCGAAACCAATGCCCGTGATGGCAAATCGGTCTATATACATCCCGATTTCCATGAAAAGCTTACCCGCATTGTTCAGGTGATCGGTGAAGATAAGATCACGATTTATGCCTATCTGAATAATGTATTGGAATACCATTTTCAGGAATTTGGAGATCAGATCACAGGAAGTTTTAACAATAAGTATAAACCAATATTATAA